The Streptomyces griseiscabiei genomic sequence GCGCCTCGCCCGACGACCCGCCCAGCCGGTCCGCGACCTCGTACGCCTCGCCGAGCGAGTGCCCGGCGGCGGCGGACGCCGACGAGGGCACCCCCGGCACGGACGACAGCCCGGGCGCGTACGCCGCGTTCATCACGCTGCCGAGCAGGGCGATGCCGATTCCGGCGCCCAGTTGGTAGGAGGTCTCGCCGATCGCCGCGGCCCCGCCCGCCGAGGACGCCGGCGCTTCGCTGAGCATCGACTCGTACGCCCCGAAGAGCGTGGTCTCCAGTCCGAAGCCCAGCAGCACGAACCCGGCGAGCAGCAGCCCCGCGTTGTCGTGGCGGCCCATCGCCGTCAGCAGGACGACCGCGAAGGCGGTGAGGCAGAAGCCGAGGGAGACCATGCGGCGCGGCCCGAAGCGGTGCAGCAGATGGGAGCCGACGAGCCCGGCCGCCATCGCGGCGATGGTCAGCGGCAGCAGCCGTAGCCCCGTCTCCAGCGGGGACAGGCCGAGGACCAGTTGCAGATACTGCGCGGCGATCAGCTCCAGGCCGACCAGCGCCAGCATGGCCAGCACGATGCAGCCGACGGAGGTGCTGAACGCGGGGCGGGCGAACATCCGCAGGTCGACCAGGGGATGCGTCCGGCGGCGCTGCCGTCGCACGAAGGCGATCAGCAGTCCGCCGCCGCCGAGGAGGGCGAGGGCGGTGCCCGGGTCGAACGGCGGGTGTCCGCCGCCGAGCCGCTTCACCGCGAGGACGAGGCCGAAGAGACCGACGGCCGCCATGAGGGCGCCGACCACGTCCCAGGGGCCGTCGCGGTCACCCGTCGACTCGGGCAGCAGGAGCCGTCCGACCGGCAGACTGACGAGCATCAGCGGGATGTTGACGAGGAAGACCGAGCCCCACCAGAAGTGCTCCAGCAGGAACCCGCCGAGCAGGGGCCCGACGGCCGCGCCGACGGCGGCGACCGCGCTCCAGATGCCGATGGCGAGGGCCCGTTCGCGCCGGTCGGGGAAGACCTGGCGCAGGATCGACAGGGTCGCGGGCATGATCATCGCGCCGCCGACGCCGAGCAGGGCGCGGGCCGCGATCAGGACGTGCGGGTTGTCGGCGAAGGCCGCGAGCGCGGAGGCGACGCCGAAGAGGGTGTATCCGAGGAGGAGGATCCGTCTGCGGCCGACCCGGTCGCCGAGCGTGCCGAAGAGGATCAGCAGCGAGGCGCAGACCAGCGGGTAGACGTCGACGATCCAGAGCAGCTCCATGGCGCTCGGCCTGATGTCCTCGGTGACCGCGGGCACCGCCACGTGCAGCACGGTGGCGTCGACGGCGACCAGGAGCAGGCTGACGCACAGGACGACGAGGACGACCCAGCGGTTGGCACCGGCCCCGGTGTCCCGACGGCGTGGTGCGGCGGCCGTGGGCGTCCCGGACATGTACGTACCTCCCAGATGCTCTCGCGTTCGGCGGAACCAGCGGGGTGGGGACTCCCCGGCTGCTACGGCCCGGGAGGAGCGGCGTCCCGGGCCCGCGCATCGAATGGCGAGCGAGCCGTCAGCGTACGCGAGTCCCGGCCGGTGAAAGGTGGCGGGTGTCTCATGGAACCCTCATGTGAGGTGTGGCGTACGCCACGCCCCCCGGCCGCCCATCGCTCCTCCATGACTCCTTCATCACCCGTCCGTGGTTCGTCCGTCACGGTCCATCACCGACGACCACGGCACCGCGTCCCGGCCGGTTCCCGGGCCCGCCGAAGCTCCGCCGATAATCGAGCGCGTGACCGACCTTGCTACGCGCCCGGCGCCGCCGCTCCTGAGGCGGGCCGCCCCCGCGCTCCTCGGGTACGCCGCCGTGCGCGCCCTGGGCCTCGTCGCCCTCGCCGGGTGGAGCGCGGCGCGGGACAAGAGCGCCCTGACCCTGCTGTCGGCCCGCTGGGACTCCCTCTGGTACACCCGTGTCGCCGAACTCGGTTACGGCTACGAGGTGCGCCTGCCGAACGGGGACGTCCACTCGAACCTGGCCTTCTTCCCGCTGCTGCCGTGGCTGGAGCGGGCGGTGTCGGCGGTGACCCCGCTGTCGTACGCGCACGCCGGTCTCGTCGTCGCCACCCTCGCCTCGCTCGCCGCGGCCTGGGGGATCTTCGCGGTCGCCGACCAGGTGTACGGGCGTCGGGCCGGGGTGTGCGCGGTGCTGCTGTGGGCGGTGCTGCCGGTGGGGATCGTGCAGTCGATGGCGTACACGGAGTCGCTGTTCACCGCGCTGGCCGCCTGGTCGCTGTACGCCGTCCTGACCGGCCGCTGGGTGACGGCGGGCATCCTGGCCGCCCTCGCCGGGCTGACCCGCCCGGTGGGACTCGCGGTGGTCGCGGCCCTCTGGGCGGCGGCGATCGTGTCGTACGTCCGGGAGCGGCGGCCCGACGCCCCGGGCGCCGGAGATCCCGTCGCCGCTCCCCCATCCGTACGAAGCCGGAGTGCGGAGGCATCGGGCGGCGCCCGTCTCCGGTCGCGCGCCGTCGGTATGGCCATCGCGCCCCTGGGGGCCGGCGGCTACGTCCTGTGGGTCGGCCATCGCACGGGCGGGGGGCCGCTCGGCTATCTCGACGTCCAGGCGGGGTGGCGCAACGGCTTCGACGGCGGCTACGCCTTCGCGCGTTTCGTCGCCGAAAAGTTCACGTCGTTCCCGACGGCCCTCGCGGGTGCCGGACTGATCATCGGGGTGGCATCGCTCATCTGGCTGTACACGGTGTGCGTAAGACAGGGACAGCCGCTGCCGTTGCTGGTCTACGCGGGGGTCGTCACCGCGCTGGCGCTGTGCGCGTCGAGCTACTTCGGCTCGAAGCCCCGGCTGCTGATGCCCGCGTTCCCTCTGCTGCTGCCCCTCGCCCGCGCCCTCGCGCGGGCGCGTACTCCCAGGTCAGCGGCGATTCTCGGGGCCGTCGGCGTGCTGTCGGCGCTCTACGGGGCGTTCTGGCTGAATGGCTCGGGTCCGCCCTGACCGGCCTGCCACGCAGGGCGAGCGAACGGGTAATTCCACGCAAGCATTCGGTGAACGAATTCAAAAGGGTCACAAAACGACCGCTCAGTATTAGGCCATGGAATTGAAGGCCGAGTGGCGCAACGATTCGTCATTCAGCAGAAATAAACACCAATCTGAGAGCAATCCCACATCACGGCGTCATCACAAAGCCGGTGATTCACGCCGCGTCGGAGCTCACTCGCTGTAACGTCGATTGAGTGCGTACCGAACTAAAGCCGACCCGTGTGGACCGGGTCTTCTCCAGGCTGGACCGTGAGCCGGAACGACCGGCCCACATCGATGTGCCGGTGATGACCCGGCACCGGGTGGTGCTCTTCGGCTCCACCCTGGCCTTCTACGTGGCCATCGTGTGGGCCGTCGTGATCACCTCCTGGCTGGTCCGGCTCGACTGGCAGATCATGTTCTTCCGGCCGTACCAGCAGTGGCAGCAGATCCACGCCTTCCTGGACTACTACGTCGTCCTGGGCCAGCGCGGCCCCACCGCCGTGATGGTCGCCGCCTGGCTGGGCTGGCGCTCCTGGAGACAGCACACCCTGCGCCCGATGCTGGCCCTCGGTGTCTCGCTGCTGCTGCTGAACATCACGGTCGGTGCCGCCAAGATCGGCATGGGCCGGCTCGGCCCGCACTACGCCACCGAGATCGGCGCCAACGAGATGTGGCTCGGCGGCGACATATTTCCTTCGGGACACACCGCCAACGCCGTGGTGACCTGGGGCATCCTGGCCTATCTGGCGTCGACGCCGAGGGCCAGGCGCTGGCTGTCGGCGCTGTCCGCCGTGATCTCGCTCGGCGTCGGACTCACCACGGTCTACCTCGGTACGCACTGGTTGAGCGACGTCCTGCTGGGCTGGGCCGCCGGTCTGCTGATCATGCTGGCGCTGCCCTGGTTCGAGCCGCTGATCGCCCGTGCCGAGGCCTGGCTCTTCTCGCTGCGGGACTCCTGGCGCGACCGTCGTACGGCACCCGCGCCGGCGCCCGCCGCCGTGGGAGCCGTGGGGACGGCCCCGCTGCGCGCACCCGGCGAGGAGCCCGCGACCGCCCGGGAGACCGGGATCGCGGCCCGCGCCGCCCATCCGCCGATCGTGCCCCTGCATCTGGCCCCCGGGCCGCATCTGAGCAGGTCGGAGCGGGCCCCGGTCACCCCGGCCGGCTCCCGACGCCCGCCGCACGCGGACCGGGTCGCGCACAACGCGACCTCGGCCCGGCCGGTGGCGGGCGGCTGACACGAGACAGCCACGGGACAGCGGGGCCGGTACGCACAGGTCCATGCCCCGCACGGCGAAGGCCCGGCTCCGCGAGGAGCCGGGCCTTCGCCCGTCCCGGACCGCACCCGAGGACGCCGGGCTCAGCCCTTCCAGGCGCGCCGCACCCGGCCGTCCTCGACCTCCAGGTTCAGCCGGCCGAAGCGGTACTCCATGGTGACGATCGCGCCCGGCGGCAGCTTTCTGACGGTGGACCAGCCGCGTTCCACGGCGCGGCGCTCGGCGTGCGGCGCCTCCAGGCCGACGTACGCGTCGGGGTCGTCCCGGGGCTCTTCGGAGGGGGTGGGAATGGGTGCCATGCCCGCCACCGTAGGCCGCCGGAGGTCCCGCTGTCCTCCCGCAGTCACGCTTCTGTCACAGAACCACGACACCCGTTTCGGCCCAACTCAGTCACACGTACGAGCGGTTCCTTACGCCTTCCGCGCGCTGCCGAACGGAATTCCCGGCCCCTTCGGCACCATCGCGAATAGCCCGTCGGAATGTATGTCCGGGGTCGTGTGTGTCCGGTGCATGTCCAGCCTTTTCCCACCGATTCCCGGACGGCTCCCGGAAGCCCCCACCTCATGGGAAATACACGGTTCCCGCACACTTCCCCCCTACGCCCCCTGTCGGAGCGAGCGGACCGCGCGCATCATGGCGTGCATCACGGGCCCAGGACGCGGCAGCGAAGGGGCGAGCGATGGGGACCGAGACCGTACAGGCACCGGCACGACCCGTACGGACCAGGAAACCGGGACGCGTGGTGGTCGACTGGCTGACCACCACGGACCACAAGAAGATCGGTCACCTCTACCTGGTCACGTCGTTCCTGTTCTTCCTGGCCGCCGGTCTGATGGCGCTGGTGATGCGCGCCGAGCTGGCCCGGCCGGGCACGCAGATCGTGGACAACGAGCAGTTCAACCAGCTCTTCACCCTGCACGGCACGATCATGCTGCTGCTCTTCGCGACCCCGACCTTCGCCGGGTTCGCCAACGAGATCATGCCGTTGCAGATCGGCGCGCCCGATGTCGCCTTCCCCCGGCTGAACATGTTGTCGTACTGGCTGTTCCTGTTCGGCGGACTGATCGTGATCGGATCGCTGCTGGTGCCGTCCGGGCCCGCCGACTTCGGCTGGTTCGCCTACGCGCCGCTGAACAGCCTGGAACGGTCACCGGGGATCGGGGCCGACATGTGGATCATGGGGCTGGCGCTGTCCGGGTTCGGGACGATCCTCGGCGCGGTGAACTTCCTGACCACGATCATCGGGATGCGCGCCCCCGGGATGACGATGTTCCGGATGCCGATCTTCACCTGGAACACGCTGTTCACGTCGATCCTGATCCTGATGGCGTTCCCGGTGCTCGCCGCCGCGCTGCTGGTCCTGGAGGCGGACCGGCGGTTCGGCTCCCAGGTCTTCGACGCGGCCAACGGCGGAGCGCTGCTGTGGCAGCACCTGTTCTGGTTCTTCGGGCACCCGGAGGTCTACATCATCGCCCTGCCCTTCTTCGGGATCATCACGGAGATCATCCCGGTCTTCAGCCGCAAGCCGATCTTCGGCTATCTCACGCTGGTCGGGGCGACGATGGCGATCACCGGGCTGTCGATCGTGGTGTGGGCGCACCACATGTTCGCCACGGGCGCGGTGCTGCTGCCGTTCTTCTCGTTCATGAGCTTCCTGATCGCCGTGCCGACGGGGGTGAAGTTCTTCAACTGGACGGGGACGATGCTGAAGGGCTCGCTGTCGTTCGAGACACCGATGCTGTGGGCGACCGGCTTCCTGGTGTCGTTCCTGTTCGGCGGGCTGACGGGGGTGATCCTGGCCTCGCCGCCGATGGACTTCCATGTCACCGACTCGTACTTCGTGGTCGCGCACTTCCACTACGTCGTCTTCGGCACGGTCGTCTTCGCGACCTTCGCGGGCTTCCACTTCTGGTGGCCCAAGTTCACCGGGAAGATGCTCGACGAACGGCTCGGCAAGATCCACTTCTGGACGCTGTTCGTCGGCTTCCACACCACGTTCCTGGTGCAGCACTGGCTGGGCGCCGAGGGGATGCCCCGGCGGTACGCCGACTATCTGGCCGCCGACGGCTTCACCGCCCTCAACACCGTCTCGACGATCGGCGCGTTCCTGCTGGGCCTGTC encodes the following:
- a CDS encoding phosphatase PAP2 family protein; this encodes MRTELKPTRVDRVFSRLDREPERPAHIDVPVMTRHRVVLFGSTLAFYVAIVWAVVITSWLVRLDWQIMFFRPYQQWQQIHAFLDYYVVLGQRGPTAVMVAAWLGWRSWRQHTLRPMLALGVSLLLLNITVGAAKIGMGRLGPHYATEIGANEMWLGGDIFPSGHTANAVVTWGILAYLASTPRARRWLSALSAVISLGVGLTTVYLGTHWLSDVLLGWAAGLLIMLALPWFEPLIARAEAWLFSLRDSWRDRRTAPAPAPAAVGAVGTAPLRAPGEEPATARETGIAARAAHPPIVPLHLAPGPHLSRSERAPVTPAGSRRPPHADRVAHNATSARPVAGG
- a CDS encoding MFS transporter, giving the protein MSGTPTAAAPRRRDTGAGANRWVVLVVLCVSLLLVAVDATVLHVAVPAVTEDIRPSAMELLWIVDVYPLVCASLLILFGTLGDRVGRRRILLLGYTLFGVASALAAFADNPHVLIAARALLGVGGAMIMPATLSILRQVFPDRRERALAIGIWSAVAAVGAAVGPLLGGFLLEHFWWGSVFLVNIPLMLVSLPVGRLLLPESTGDRDGPWDVVGALMAAVGLFGLVLAVKRLGGGHPPFDPGTALALLGGGGLLIAFVRRQRRRTHPLVDLRMFARPAFSTSVGCIVLAMLALVGLELIAAQYLQLVLGLSPLETGLRLLPLTIAAMAAGLVGSHLLHRFGPRRMVSLGFCLTAFAVVLLTAMGRHDNAGLLLAGFVLLGFGLETTLFGAYESMLSEAPASSAGGAAAIGETSYQLGAGIGIALLGSVMNAAYAPGLSSVPGVPSSASAAAGHSLGEAYEVADRLGGSSGEALRHAARDSFVHGLHITLLVSAALLVLGAVMALRLPRGMECGAASAELPGPREAKAAAPVRAESVR
- a CDS encoding I78 family peptidase inhibitor, with translation MAPIPTPSEEPRDDPDAYVGLEAPHAERRAVERGWSTVRKLPPGAIVTMEYRFGRLNLEVEDGRVRRAWKG
- a CDS encoding glycosyltransferase family 39 protein → MTDLATRPAPPLLRRAAPALLGYAAVRALGLVALAGWSAARDKSALTLLSARWDSLWYTRVAELGYGYEVRLPNGDVHSNLAFFPLLPWLERAVSAVTPLSYAHAGLVVATLASLAAAWGIFAVADQVYGRRAGVCAVLLWAVLPVGIVQSMAYTESLFTALAAWSLYAVLTGRWVTAGILAALAGLTRPVGLAVVAALWAAAIVSYVRERRPDAPGAGDPVAAPPSVRSRSAEASGGARLRSRAVGMAIAPLGAGGYVLWVGHRTGGGPLGYLDVQAGWRNGFDGGYAFARFVAEKFTSFPTALAGAGLIIGVASLIWLYTVCVRQGQPLPLLVYAGVVTALALCASSYFGSKPRLLMPAFPLLLPLARALARARTPRSAAILGAVGVLSALYGAFWLNGSGPP
- the ctaD gene encoding aa3-type cytochrome oxidase subunit I, with protein sequence MGTETVQAPARPVRTRKPGRVVVDWLTTTDHKKIGHLYLVTSFLFFLAAGLMALVMRAELARPGTQIVDNEQFNQLFTLHGTIMLLLFATPTFAGFANEIMPLQIGAPDVAFPRLNMLSYWLFLFGGLIVIGSLLVPSGPADFGWFAYAPLNSLERSPGIGADMWIMGLALSGFGTILGAVNFLTTIIGMRAPGMTMFRMPIFTWNTLFTSILILMAFPVLAAALLVLEADRRFGSQVFDAANGGALLWQHLFWFFGHPEVYIIALPFFGIITEIIPVFSRKPIFGYLTLVGATMAITGLSIVVWAHHMFATGAVLLPFFSFMSFLIAVPTGVKFFNWTGTMLKGSLSFETPMLWATGFLVSFLFGGLTGVILASPPMDFHVTDSYFVVAHFHYVVFGTVVFATFAGFHFWWPKFTGKMLDERLGKIHFWTLFVGFHTTFLVQHWLGAEGMPRRYADYLAADGFTALNTVSTIGAFLLGLSTLPFLYNVWKTSRYGVKVAVDDPWGYGRSLEWATSCPPPRHNFVTLPRVRSEAPAFDLHHPKFAAITPPQTRKGQEGTPHPRFGQERPTGGPEGS